The following coding sequences lie in one Dryobates pubescens isolate bDryPub1 chromosome 10, bDryPub1.pri, whole genome shotgun sequence genomic window:
- the SMPD1 gene encoding sphingomyelin phosphodiesterase, translated as MAPRGGGSALSPPLSPLLALSLLLPLALPLALSLPLSLPLSLPLSPSPPAAARERLLEAAVGWGWRNLSCPVCKVLFAALDVALQMEPNVARVGRVASRLCQDLRLARPPVCQQAVELFQHDLVTAWARSVLRPGEACGLLLGQRCGHWDILADWNLTMPDTPKPPVRPPAPPPPGAPVDHILFLTDLHWDRWYRPGSAVACPDPLCCRGAPLGTPGGAGFWGSYGKCDLPLHTIDALLDGARGAGRFSAVYWTGDIPAHDVWRQSRSDQLGALRTVTQLLRRHLGAVPVYPAVGNHEATPVNAFPPPSVTGNQSAQWLYQAMAEQWQQWLPPDALRTLRTAGFYTVQVSPGLRLVSLNMNYCSQANFWLLLNATDPAGQLQWLLGVLQAAEDQGEKVHIIGHIPPGHCLRAWSWNYYSIVNRYEGTIAGQFFGHTHLDEFELFYDQETLSRPLGVAFLAPSATTYISLNPGYRIYSVAGQYPDSSRAVLDHFTFILNLTENGGGGGGGGGGGGGGVPVPAPRWRLLYRAREALGLPGAGAADWDLLLRRLQSERRLFDRFWFLRHKGHPPRAPCGAPCQAATLCALRTARSGDPQLCQHLPVPPGAWHGQSLC; from the exons ATGGCTCCGCGCGGCGGGGGCTCGGCGCTGTCGCCGCCGCTGTCGCCGCTCCTGGCGCTgtcgctgctgctgccgctggccCTGCCGCTGGCCCTCTCGCTGCCCCTCTCGCTGCCCCTGTCGCTGCCCCTGTCGCCCTCACCCCCTGCCGCTGCCCGGGAGCGGCTGCTGGAGGCGGccgtgggctggggctggcggAACCTGTCCTGCCCTGTCTGCAAGGTCCTGTTCGCTGCGCTGGATGTGGCGCTGCAG ATGGAGCCCAACGTGGCGCGGGTGGGGCGCGTGGCCTCGCGTCTGTGCCAGGACCTGCGGCTGGCACGGCCCCCGGTGTGCCAGCAGGCGGTGGAGCTGTTCCAGCACGACCTGGTGACGGCCTGGGCGCGCTCGGTGCTGCGGCCGGGCGAGGCCTgcgggctgctgctggggcagcgctGCGGGCACTGGGACATCCTGGCGGACTGGAACCTCACCATGCCCGACACCCCCAAGCCCCCCGTGAGACCCCCGGCGCCGCCCCCGCCCGGCGCCCCCGTGGACCACATCCTCTTCCTCACCGACCTGCACTGGGACCGCTGGTACCGGCCGGGCAGCGCCGTGGCCTGCCCGGATCCCCTGTGCTGCCGCGGGGCGCCGCTGGGCACCCCCGGTGGGGCTGGCTTCTGGGGGTCCTACGGCAAGTGCGACCTCCCCCTGCACACCATcgatgccctgctgga CGGTGCCCGCGGGGCGGGGCGGTTCTCGGCCGTGTACTGGACCGGGGACATCCCTGCCCACGACGTGTGGCGCCAGAGCCGCTCCGACCAGCTGGGGGCGCTGCGGACCGTGACGCAGCTGCTGCGCAGGCACCTGGGCGCCGTGCCCGTGTACCCGGCCGTGGGCAACCACGAAGCCACCCCCGTGAACGCCTTCCCCCCGCCCTCCGTCACCGGCAACCAATCTGCACAGTGGCTCTACCAGGCCATGGCcgagcagtggcagcagtggctgcccCCCGACGCCCTCCGCACCCTGCG gaccGCCGGGTTCTACACGGTGCAGGTCAGCCCCGGGCTGCGGCTGGTCTCCCTCAATATGAACTACTGCTCCCAGGCCAacttctggctgctgctcaaCGCCACCGACCCCGCGGGGCAGCTCCagtggctgctgggggtgctgcaggcggCCGAGGACCAGGGAGAGAAG GTGCACATCATTGGGCACATCCCCCCCGGGCACTGCCTGCGGGCATGGAGCTGGAACTACTACAGCATAGTCAACAG GTACGAGGGCACCATCGCCGGGCAGTTCTTTGGGCACACTCACCTGGACGAGTTTGAGCTCTTCTATGACCAGGAGACCCTGAGTCGCCCTCTGGGGGTGGCATtcctggcacccagtgccaccaccTACATCAGCCTCAACCCCG GGTACCGAATCTACTCGGTGGCAGGGCAGTACCCGGACAGCTCCCGGGCGGTCCTGGACCACTTCACCTTCATCCTCAACCTGACCGAgaacggcggcggcggcggcggcggcggcggcggcggcggcggcggcgtcCCGGTCCCCGCCCCGCGCTGGCGGCTGCTGTACCGAGCCCgggaggctctggggctgcccggggccggTGCCGCCGACTGGGACCTGCTGCTGCGGCGGCTGCAGAGCGAGCGGCGACTCTTCGACCGCTTCTGGTTCCTGCGCCACAAGGGGCACCCCCCGCGGGCACCCTGCGGGgcgccctgccaggctgccacccTCTGCGCCCTGCGCACCGCCCGCTCCGGCGAccctcagctgtgccagcacctgCCCGTGCCCCCGGGGGCCTGGCACGGCCAAAGCCTCTGCTGA
- the LOC128897487 gene encoding amyloid beta precursor protein binding family B member 1-like has product MNWGAPRAPPGRGTTPGPPPAMRTPGAPPGMGTLRPHLGTAQGPPPGVTPGPPLGATPPGPPPGDDTEEAVAPWAGVGMGQDSALPPGWLRVSDPPGPYYWHVPTGTTQWEPPPVPGPGPTLPWTRLPPAEGSPWQDPPEEEEEEEEEEEQEKELQAQGEAPPEEDLSSQLSTSPQLLLEPQKEQQGPSAPPPMVEVPFHAEFPVPKAEPVQHFPARYHGCVPVSKPVGMEVLNAALELALAAGSPELWTPAVVSVAPATVTITHQQTGWVLGEARVRFLSFLGVGRDVRSFAFIVAAAPRAFRCHLLWCHPNAARLSEALQGACALRYQKCLDARPPPSPSSSSCLPAPPAPSVARRVGTSVSRGVRTLLGTLKRAGAHSP; this is encoded by the exons ATGAACTGGGGGGCACCGAGAGCCCCCCCGGGGAGGGGGACGACACCCGGACCCCCCCCGGCGATGAGGACACCGGGAGCCCCCCCGGGGATGGGGACCCTGAGACCCCACTTGGGGACAGCGCAGGGACCCCCCCCGGGGGTGACACCGGGACCCCCCCTGGGAGCGACACCACCGGGACCCCCCCCCGGCGATGACACCGAGGAGGCAG TGGCACCGTGGGCAGGAGTGGGCATGGGGCAGGACTCGGCGCTGCCCCCTGGCTGGCTGCGGGTGAGCGACCCCCCGGGGCCCTACTACTGGCACGTCCCAACGGGCACCACCCAGTGGGAGCCACCCCCGGTGCCAGGCCCTGGCCCCACG ctgccctggaccaggctccccccagctgagggcagcccctggcag GACCcccctgaggaggaggaagaggaggaggaggaggaggagcaggagaaggagctgcaggcacaggg TGAGGCCCCCCCCGAGGAGGATCTCAGCTCCCAG ctctccacttcccctcagctgctgctggagccacagaaggagcagcaggggcccAGCGCCCCCCCCCCAATGGTGGAGGTCCCCTTCCATG CCGAGTTCCCGGTGCCCAAGGCTGAGCCTGTGCAGCACTTCCCTGCTCGGTACCATGGCTGTGTGCCAGTCAGCAAGCCTGTGG GTATGGAGGTGCTGAACGCGGCGCTGGAGCTGGCGCTGGCCGCAGGCTCCCCTGAGCTCTGGACCCCGGCGGTGGTCAGCGTGGCCCCGGCCACGGTCACCATCACACACCAGCAG ACGGGATGGGTGCTGGGCGAGGCCCGGGTGcggttcctctccttcctgggCGTGGGCAGGGACGTTCGCTCCTTCGCCTTCATCGTGGCCGCTGCCCCCCGAGCCTTCCGCTGCCACCTGCTCTGGTGCCACCCCAACGCTGCCCGCCTCAGCGAGGCCCTGCAGGGGGCGTGCGCG CTGCGGTACCAGAAGTGCCTGGACGCTcggcccccccccagccccagctccagctcctgcctgccagccccccccgcGCCCTCCGTCGCCCGCAGGGTTGGCACCTCGGTGAGCAGGGGGGTGAGGACCCTGCTGGGCACCCTCAAACGCGCCGGGGCACACAGCCCCTGA